The Branchiostoma lanceolatum isolate klBraLanc5 chromosome 12, klBraLanc5.hap2, whole genome shotgun sequence DNA segment gaaggccaactttgcgagGCCCAAGTCACTcgcggagtgccaaagacatgataacggttgggagtctggcatcttcccgcacaaaattttgaagttcataaccaaataagacaatatttcctgcattttgagggagaaattttgtgaagttaaagtttttcctctgccacattctcattctaaagccaaatatgaactttttataagatttatgaaggtttttcctagaaagaaacacccctatgctcattgaaacacagcatcggggtccagatcaaagcatcgggggtccagatcacagcatcgggggcccctttgctgaaaaggcctggcaaGAACACTGCAACATTACTGGtgagcaaacaaataaacatcttCTAGAGTCAATACAAGAAAATATTGAACTAGTCACCTTTGGAGTAACTACTAGTAGTTCAATGAGCTGTCTACTGTTTCCAacaatacacaatgtcatattcACTGTTGTCTTGTAGGGTCTACATGATCAGGGCTATATCTTTGTTTCGTTACCTTTACATGTTAATTAATACAGGTAAAATCTTATCCCATCCTCTAAGGGTTAATAATTACAGTATGTGTCTTGGCTTTACTACACATTTCATTGTAAAATGCACTGATGTTGTGAGTACCGACTTGACATTGCACTACGATGAATGCAAATATGAACACATTTCAAACTtaaaatttgctgttttctacAATGAacactgatttgatttgaaCATGTTGTTCAGGAAGATACATAGCTTGATCACAACAATGCCCCTAGTGGTTTTAAGTAGAAGTGCAATCAGCCGCTCAAAACGCCCTCCTAGCCCTCTGTAATCATCAGATCTCATTCATTCGTCTATTGTGTCTTTATTGTAAAGtgtaatagataaataaattggTCTAGCCTTACGCAGGCTTTAGTCGTAGATAttgtacaaatgaatgaatgaatcaatgaaagaaagaatgaagaaatgaatgaatgaatgaatgatgaaagaATTTCCACTCACGTGACATAACTTGGCTTGAAATCTGCACCAGTGGAAGGGAAAGGTCTCTGTGCTGAAACCTGGGGAGAACAAGTAGTGTTATGCCATTGTAGTTGGTCTTTTGTCCTCATTCCAATGGCTAACCCGACTTAGTAATACATATTTAGTGATCGAGTGATCTTATGTATGGCTTTGGCTGCATACGTAAATTACAAGCTATGTCTTATTAGCCAGAGGCTATGTATTTGCGAGtacatgtgacatacatgtgacaatacATATCCTCTGGGCTGGCTAATTGGACATAGCCTGTAATCTACATATGCAGCCAAAGCCATACATGAGTATATAACAGTAGAACTTACTAGTAAACAATGACAATCCATgacttatcctgtttcaaagtctcaaacaaacacacccttGCAGTTCGAAAGAAAGCAGCCAGGAAGTCATACTTTCTTACATAACTTCTGAATCTCCCCAAGCCAAAAAAGCCACCTTAATTTACTTTTTCCTTCCGCTTCCAACTCACAGAATCATGAGGGAAGTTAATTTGCCTTTCCAGTTTCTTTTTATctcctgtaacgttatatcagtTTTAGTGGCACTGCACTGCGAGGCgtccaattttttttaatccgCATTTGCATATAAATTTCATGACTAAGAGTCTTTTTTCAGCTCATCAAATGATAACAGATCATACATTCAACTTCCAAAAGTTGATTTTCTAGGCGTATACTATATCATAGTAAACTTAAAAGGTTTGATACTGCAGGAGTACTAAAAAAGTGCTTGcatgcatgcccccctccccagcgaCCAAAATCTTTTGTTCCGATCGTACCGTTACCCGCGGGGCTTTTTGGTTTCATTCCCTCCAAAATACCACAAAATTTACTCAAACTCTTCTTAAGGCATCATTTTGTCACCAGTTGTCCATTTTTGCCAACCGTGTCCACCAATATGCACAAAACGAACCTTAAATCTCGACTTACCTTCCCACAAAATCACGGAATAGCGGCTGTAGCTATCCCACAAATCTCCGCGTGTACTGCAGTTTCTAAAATATCCGCCAGTCAGCAGCACTGCACGGTCTTTGTCTGTTGACGTCACACAAACTGCAGTACTGAAGTGGTACGCCAGCCGGCAGCACAGGATGGTCCTTTGAATTGAACTCGGTACGTTCAGTCTCAGGTTCATTCTCAGGTGAATTTCTGCCGCACTGCCTTGATTATATGGACATCAGCGAATGCACcgtccgccccccccccccaaagctTACGACCATAATCTGAATCGTACATATACAGAAGCTGCAAATTTCGCCGCAAGACTCTGGGAGCACGTATTTGCTTGtaattgtatatgatatatatataaagtgtCCTCTGATGATGGAGGacatactaacgttacatgacaataattacatgtacaaggaaataCTAGTACGTCCTCCCAAAGTCAAATCAAGCAAATCTATGTCGTAAACTGCAAAAAATATCGGTGAAACGAAGATCAATGACGTCGTAGTCTTCATAAGATGCCTTTTTTTTATAACATGATGTTGTGAACAATAGTCACTAGCATGAAACTTTtcctatctatctatttattgacTAATTTCCTATTGTAAAATGCAACTGATTTTGTCATGAACTTGTTTTACTcgccaagcagaggaatgggtctgACTGCTTTTTTTAcgtattttaggcgtttttgtcgtgctttccattttgtcccgttttctttatgttgccaacCCATGTTGGGTTTAGCCTgttaccaggctccgcggatcgctggtaaaattggtagaaattggccaaatagagtgaattgtatgaagggagtcggctacggagagacgATCCAATACGCAACTGCGCCTGCGAATCAAATGCtccatggccaaactcccctaaccctggcaaatattttctctatagccggcgcggCTAGTATGGTTAGAGATCAACGTTAACTACGTTGGGTCAGTAACGGTTGGCAACataacggagggtgctgcaacttcggcaTACTCCCAACttctaatttatcattcgtaaaaacgcaacacttttcagacaaccgacactggtgcaatacgatgtcgaactcatagatttacgtccgaagttgcagcaccctccgttacaGAAAACGgagcaaaatagaaagcccgacaaaaacgcctgaaaacacggCAAAAATCAGTCGGACCCATTActgtgcttggagagtactcttgttttattttatgtttggTGCACCGCTTGCTCATCGCTCGCTCACCCACCTGTGTCCTGCAATGTCTGATATATCCGCCAGTCGGCATCCCTGAACCATAGTTGACGTGCGCTCTGCAGAACCTAACGAATCCGCCAGTCGGCATCACCgcacaacctttgacccactggTGGCAGTTTTGAAAATGGCGACTGGCCAGTcgaaatttgttttcatttctattcGGTCATTTGACTGACGTTTCCTTGAGTATTTCCAGCCAGAACCTGAACAAAGACGTCAcaaaggacaaaagcatgtctGAAAGTTTTGTTGAGCCACAGGACGTCCCGATAGCGGAGTTAAAAGAGCGGGTTCGACAGGCGGAACGTCAGCGGCAGCCCTTGGCGCCTGTCCCCGCCTCCGTGCTGGCAGTCCATCGATACCTGGTGGTAAGTTTATTCAAGGGATTCTTCAGCTGGTTATTTCTACGTCTATGGACTCCTTTGTAACGCTGTAGTGCTTAGatctatgttgttgttgttgtgttggttATGACCCTTGAACGTATCTAAGTTTAGTTGTCTGGCTGTTTATAATATTTTGTAAttgtgttttgctgacattcaactttattctatgtggtgcactcaaaattctttctgtgcacctaacttttttggtttggtgcaccagtgcacctttttccaaaaataaatttcgagccctgttatgATACAAACGTAAAGTATCTAGAGTCTGGTGGGAAACATAATTCTACCATTTCCTGTGTTTCCAGGGCAGTGATTTTGAAGGGGAGACAGGAGAGGACCCAGGAGAGGAACAGGACGTGTTCGATGTCGTCGTGACCGACGGACTCCACAAGATAAAATGTCTGCTGAGTCCGAAACTCAACCATCTGGTTCACAGGAACGAGGTGGGGAGAAACATCACAAAATGATCAAAATCAACATGTAGGATCCAACATACAATATGCTAGTCTCTGCCAGACTCCAACTgataaaaaagtagaaattggccaaatagacagatactAGTAACAATACCATCTGGAATTCTGCTGGCCTGGAGTACAGTATTGTACCttggtcgcaaactgtactcccaggCCGGCTAACTCTATTATACAGTCTATACGtctactctatttggccaatttggcTACTACTAAtatcactccacccaggtgtaaatgggtacctgactttggttggggaaggtcgcattgaggtcacctaatggcgccaaatggcagccgcccagacccttgcgacagttccacaaaatgcaagtgtggatagattaggtatatgttgtgtattacgtgaaacctgtaaaccctgcatcaattcagcactaaaaaggctgccattgctgGTAATTTGTGAACAATAAAACTATactaataatttttttccagcaacctatggcctctggtagagactagcaatcaacagaaaaattgaaattttaggTAAAGAAAtggacaaattgaaattttgcaTGCCACCATAAATTCAGGCTGGGTGTCCTGAATCAGAGATTAGTCAGGTAGCGAATTGCCAGCAAGTTGTGAAGAGTTGCAGTTCACAGTTCTTGTCATAGTCTATAGACTTTCTGTAGATGATGTTCAATCTAACCTGACAGTTTCtcggtgaatagtttcatcaggttggtaagtcacatcatagtgatgtcatctcctgtacatgtgatttgtacatatgtgaatattttgcgtttgggaatctcattatgtactgtaaatgcatctaagttcgcatgatttttatttcgcgaTTAGGGGAAAACGAACTGTTCGTGGTGGTTCTAATTTCTCAGCAGTGCTATAGACTATAGTCTCACACTGCTAGTCTTGGacaaaatatttgcggtggttttatgttcgcagtgaaacggtcgccgcgaaaaccaccaacataaaaccaccgcgaacatttctgcatttacagttaatttataagcagcaacacctgtactgcattgctatgtgaaccagtcagaattgccttgaagaagtggaataaatctcttgtttgtgtaaaaagagtctttttattcactgaCAGTTTCTCCATCTTTCCTTGACACCCCCTCCCCAGCTGTGTGCGGGGTGCCAGGTGACCTTACATGACCTGACCCTGCGGTACAACGAGGGTGATGTGCAGGGGGAcagcttcatcatcatcaaggacGCCAAGTTCCGAACAGGCAGCTTCAGCTCAGGTACACAAccactagagctgtgtaccgatacagtaccgggtacaatcagttaggtacaggtccaaaatacctgaaccctggtggaccagTACTGGACAGGTATTAATCAGGTCAAGTCTGAcccaggggatggccactttgacagataatgaaattaccgtggcagtgcactaaagtcACATCTATACTACcgtatactccagcacataaaacacatttgcaaggctggagtcaaattttcatctctaaacatgcttttgtccttactCAAAGTCAAATTactgaaaatctaccattttctgaacaagtagtttaggtacaggttcaggtccggacctgtatctaaacctgtgtacctgtacctgtacctaaaatttattaggtacacagctctaacaaCCACATTCACATCTTAGTTCTCCCGTTGTTCCTGACAGATGAGTGTAGACACCCACATAGGAACTGAAAAAATGCATCTACCCCTGAGTCGTCGTCCAAAATAACACAACACTTCTAGTTTTGACTTTTGAATATGCAATACTGTTATTTTTTGGAGATTCTTCGGATTTGGAGGCATTCATGAAAGTAATGCAAGGGACCGAGCAGAAGGGATAGTTTAGAAGTGGGGAATTTGAGAAAATTTTCTGTAGGAATTCTTATGATGTAATTAGTATCAGCCAAGTTCAAACTGACGACTGGCGGTTTGTTGACTGGCGGGGTCAGTCAACCttctctccctgctgcctaactctgtaaccaatggggaattgggtgccaaacgccTACTTCTGGGTGCTAAAGATTCAGGGGTCGATCTGAATTTTCCATTCGGATGTCCCCCCAAGTGTAAGTGGATACATGATGAAGGTGCAGAGCCCCTGTTCTATGCAAATACATTTTACTCCCACAGCTGGAAAACTGGCATCCAAGATTTACTTCTAACTTTactccaaatttgcataattcatcacacattgtgtggaaaaaaaaatgttcattttgCTCTCACAGATGACCCAGGGGCCATCCCCAATTGGTCGAATGCGTTGCCCCCGGAGACAGGCCACCACCCGCTGACCGGTCGCTGGGGCCACTACCTGCCTCTGTGGAACAACGAGGACCCCTTTGGGGAGCAGTGGGAACAGCAGGAAGGTCTGTCATGTGAAAATGGAtaataaatgttgacattttcgtGATGGTTTGATGTTGCGGTTTTTGTAGTGACCTCTTCACTGTAAATTTAAAGCCACCACAAAAATggttgttctgtcttctgtcgGACTTAAAGCCATCGCTAACACTTCATTTTGTCCACACTGTGAGCTTAAATCACAGAgagcttaaatgcattcacagtattctGCACCTCaatcagggctctagccagcaccCATCATTCTATCATTTGATAGAATTTTGCTGCATATGACGGAAAAATTCCAAGACCATGCTGCCAACCCTGACAGACCAAAATCAGTGGCTTTATGTATAAAAATATCTAACTTTAAATAAACCATGCCAAAATATCAACCTGGAAGTTGGAAAATGATGAAATTGTACGCGACAACCAAAAAAAAGGGATATTTTTTAGGATTTTTCCGTCAATGGTAATTAGCCGTCTTACTTAGTTAACTGGGGCTCCCATACCCTCCCCTAACGAAAAATATTGTTGAAAACTGGACAATACCCTAGACAACATTCTGTGATAGTCTTCACCTAAAATAAGCCTCTAGCCTCACTTGCACAGTTTTATCTCATGTTCATTGTTATGTATTTATTCTTTTTTAAGTGCAAACACATataaaagcaaaaataaaagaTTGATAGCTTAGCTTGTTGCTACATTCTCTTTCAACCTTCAGGTGAAGAAGACGAGAACAACGATCCGTACACGGACATAGATCGTCTTGAGCTGAACAAGCTGGCATCCAAGTACAAGACTATGAGCCGGCCATATCCGGTTGTGGTCGGCAGGGTTCTGGCTAGAGCGAGGGTTCACTACTACGGTAAACCAGGCAGGGACAAGGTGAGAGACAAATTTGTacacattttcaaaagaaaataaagctacAGGATAACATGAAAACCTGAAACCAAGttacagactctgttttcaatTGTTGATCCAGAAGTcaagaaatattttttcaaacttgaGAGCGAGTAATTGAACCAGTTTGAAGTAATTAAATCACAGATGTCTGCTAACGATGCTTCCTTACATTAAGAAATCATTTGTGAACCCTATAAGTTACACATGTAACTATGCACTAAAGATTTTCATTATATTTATGAATCATTGATAAACACAGGAAAAGTGGACATATCAGGGCTACATTGAGCTTGGAGACTCATCAGGCACTGCGTCCATGGTGCTATGGGGTTCCACAGTCCCTGCCCTGTACAAGAAACTGGAGGTGGGTGTTATGTGGCCTTGTGTGTGAGAACGGGTTGTCTGTTGGTGGAATGGGGCTTTGCCACGGCTCACATTTTACAGTCAAGCACAcctggtcacccctactcttatcgataagtgtgttgagttcttgATGTCCTAATAATGTCCCCTAATTAATGTCGCCTCCAAAAGACTGGTAATTAATATCAGCACTGAACCCACTTTTCTTGAAACAGTGAAGAGTAGAAACAAAGAACCATTGTCCATATCTGCTTCTATAGCCGGCCTTGGGCCCCGCAGGACCACTACAGTAGAGGGCTAGCCCACTGGATGTGTGTTCAACCCGTCTTCCATACTCATTCTCATAAATACCGCTGTCTTAAGCTGAGAGAAAGcactgtatgtgtatgtaccatttgtaactttctccctgctgccaaaccccataaccaaaacaaatttggtgccaaacagcgaCCTTAGCATGATGACGGTTAAAGTCTTTGATCTTGTACACAGGTCGGAGCGGTTGTGAAAGTTGAGAACTACACCGTCCGCCACAGCTTCGCCCTGCGTTCGCGTCCTGATCTCCACAACAACCAACTCCCCTGCCTCAACATCGAGCTCAACATCAACTCGCGCAAGCCCGCCGCCGTGGTAACCGTCGTCCCCGGCAACCAGGTGGACCCTGCGTGGGATCTCCCGGACGTGAAGTACAAGTTCGTGAGGAGCGTGGAGTTGGCAACGACGGCGGATCAGGCCATCGTGGATGTGGTTGGGCTGAGTACGTTCGTGGGAAGGTGGGTTTAATCTCCTTTGTCTAACCTCATAACCAGTGCCAATtttgtgccaaatggctaccttagcatgctgaaAGTTAAATTcttcccaatatctgcttgggacATCATGTATGTACTAATGTTTTTGTCAATACCTCAGGGATGGAGCCTTCTTTTGTTAGATATGCCAACATAGCTTGAAAAATCATCCACAAAGTCATGTTTATCCGTCAAAAGTACAGGTTCAACCAATAAGTACTAGAGGCTGCACCTCGGTCAGATTTTTGCATTTCAACTCtctttttcttaatttctatgttttgtGGATGTGTGTGCAtctgcatgtccatgtttttgtttcagatTATTTCAATGTACACAACACAGCATTACCATACCTCCTCTTGAGTGCTTCTGCTTTTATCTTTGGGAATGGAACAGTCAAAAAACGCACTTTGTGTAAAGGGGTGAAgtgtgccatctctgattgcctttcttcatcatcatcatcatcatcggtcgacccccggggggacggggcaagtccatgcacaacttcctaccacaccagtctatctgccatggccgcactaaGGTCTTCCATGTGAATTGAGGTGTCTCTGGATAGAGCCCCCGGGATCGTGGATCCccggggcctccacagaatgagtgaggagataatctcctcacttgcccaaaggcagtgaccagcaaactggacccttctctgtctgagtctgtgtgaCACCCGTGGTAGAGAATCGTAAATGGTCTGAATAGTTGGGTGATGTTTCCAACTCAAGTTCTGTGCTTTGCGTAGAAGTGAAGTATAAGTTCCATCTAGTTTCTTCTCCAAGCCTTTCTTACTTTCTCCACAGATGGGAGAGGCTCCGTCGGCCGACGTGCCCGCAGTTCTGGCAGTCGCGCTGGGTCCACGTCATGGACCAGACCAGCACGAAACCCGTCGTTCTACAGCTGTTCGCCACGTCGCAGCCCGGTATCCATGACAACATCACCGCCGGCCACATCGTGGTCGCCACGCACATGAGAGTCATGCAAAGCACCGTGGGAAGGGAGAAGAAGAAGTTTGTTTACCTGACGACCACCAGAGAGAGTCAGGTATTGTTTGGTGTTTGTCTATTTACAGAAATAGGAGCAagaggtcaaaggtggttgaTAGTCTGTAACGACCCCCGTcctgaatcttgtttttttgatCAGTCCTCTGGTCTTCTTCAGTATAACTTAAGATTTTGGTTGCTCCAAACCAAACCTTACGGAACTGTGACGTGAGCAACAGGTCAAAGGCGGTTAATAGTCTGTAGAGACACCCGTCCCGGTTCTTCTCTATTTCATGGTTGACAGTATTGAAATGTGGCATGTAGTACTTTGCTAACAGTTACCACCAAGTTTGTTACTAATTTTTACCTCCTATATTTTGACATGAAGCAAAATAGCAGTGCAAAAAGGCATCCATAgaataactttttttctgtgtctcTTCCTATATTTCATAACAGGTGTACACTACAGGGTTCCATGGTTCCCATGGCTACCGTACTGAACAAGCCCTTCACGACCTTGCTGATTGGCTGCAGAGTGGGAAGGCGAGGCAGTGTGCCCTGAGTGCTGTGATTGGTGGTTGCTACGGTTACCCACCTCTCCCACCCACCCTGGAGGAATACAAGGCTGGACTAGGGGAAGAGAAAGATGTCAAGGTAACAAGAACAGAAGATGTGATGGAGAAatgttatatactagtagtacttcCTTCAGTCTACAGTACACCGGGTATTTTGGCAGGGTAGGAAAATCCAAGTTTTGATAGTGCttacagtaaatcttgaaatatgcaCAGTAATTTTTACTCTTGCAGTTTTCGTTGTCCTTGTCATGAAATCACTTTATCACGTTTGTGGACAATTTTTCTTCAATAACCTCGTCACACCCGCGGCTATATTTGCACTGTGTTGCTTTAACTGTAAACTTAACTTTTGGAGATACAGagaatttttgtttttcagcTTGGTACGAAATCTTGTTGCGGCAAACTTAACTGAAATCACATTACTTTCAAAAGGACATGGTCAAGATGATGGAGAATTTAACAGGAATAAGAAGACTCTTGAATTAGGATTATGCTTGGACCACATAAAATGAAATCAGTTCCTTAAGTTTAACGTAAGGATGCTCTATGCTGACTTAGGCTTTTACTTATGACCCCAGGTGACCCCATTACACCACCTGCCTGCAGAGCTGTCCTCCCTGCACTACTGTGAAGGGAAAAGGGTTGTTGTCCAGGGAACCATCGCTATGGTAACCTACAGGCCACATCCACTGGAAGACAGGTAAGAGCATGTTGTAGAAGTCTTCAACTTAGCTCTAAAAATTCTAGATGTTTCATGTCAAAAGCTTCTTGCCATAGAAGTGAAGCAGTAGTCAttctcttgtttttttccacagaGAACAACAGCAGAACAATAGACAAGAAAGACAGAATAACAGAGGACAGCTACAGAATAATAGAGAACAACTACAGAACAACAGAGAACAATTACGGAATGAGAGAGAAGGATTACAGAATGAAAGAACAGTGCAAAACGGAGCGCAGGCAGCCTTGACCAGTACCAAACCGGTTCCCTCTACCAGTCATGACCTTTCCTCCTCAGATGAGGACATCTTTAGCCCCGTTTCCACCAGGCTCAGGTCAAGGTCACAGGAAAGGTCACCCGTGATGGAGGGCGGACCTGTGACTCGTGCCAGGTCAAAGGACATGGACTTTGAATGGCAGCCGGTCAGTCTGCTGAAGAGGCGTGGTAGGAAAGATATGAGGTACAAGCAAGATTGTTggggtttttttttcaggttttctaGAAAAGTTATAAAAGAGTTGAAATAGATTCCtccaccaatttaatttcttggttctcagatcGCCTGTTTTGTCTGATCAATCTAATGATCCTCTAAATTACCATCATAGCAATTAAGAAATTGAGCACAACTGATCAGTTTACTATTTCTCCTAATTCACCACTCCAGAAGTTGAAACAAACTGATCAATATCACAATTCTTGTGAAGTACATGCCAGAAATCAAGCACAACTTATCAATGTCATATTTGTCCTAAATTACCACCCCAGAAAC contains these protein-coding regions:
- the LOC136445981 gene encoding RPA-related protein RADX-like; translation: MSESFVEPQDVPIAELKERVRQAERQRQPLAPVPASVLAVHRYLVGSDFEGETGEDPGEEQDVFDVVVTDGLHKIKCLLSPKLNHLVHRNELCAGCQVTLHDLTLRYNEGDVQGDSFIIIKDAKFRTGSFSSDDPGAIPNWSNALPPETGHHPLTGRWGHYLPLWNNEDPFGEQWEQQEGEEDENNDPYTDIDRLELNKLASKYKTMSRPYPVVVGRVLARARVHYYGKPGRDKEKWTYQGYIELGDSSGTASMVLWGSTVPALYKKLEVGAVVKVENYTVRHSFALRSRPDLHNNQLPCLNIELNINSRKPAAVVTVVPGNQVDPAWDLPDVKYKFVRSVELATTADQAIVDVVGLSTFVGRWERLRRPTCPQFWQSRWVHVMDQTSTKPVVLQLFATSQPGIHDNITAGHIVVATHMRVMQSTVGREKKKFVYLTTTRESQVYTTGFHGSHGYRTEQALHDLADWLQSGKARQCALSAVIGGCYGYPPLPPTLEEYKAGLGEEKDVKVTPLHHLPAELSSLHYCEGKRVVVQGTIAMVTYRPHPLEDREQQQNNRQERQNNRGQLQNNREQLQNNREQLRNEREGLQNERTVQNGAQAALTSTKPVPSTSHDLSSSDEDIFSPVSTRLRSRSQERSPVMEGGPVTRARSKDMDFEWQPVSLLKRRGRKDMRKAVRVFEDPESEDTGPKRKVKRRQQRPARGPTGGSSGQQESAGGPSEGEMNIDLELEPLREETNQTMTVNVTQLPPALPRLTTGRLHPLTTPRVWQPRHSDLAREALRLQPSELRPARQDNSKVEDMPVPNEESYYIITLLGLNNDVAVDMLFFPVRHGAHRTAYSHDHDGSFLAMLENGGVAKDTEVTDLGLPVREEVLDVRLVCVLDCFSHGGDNVELVLNRAYRVR